Proteins co-encoded in one Synechococcus elongatus PCC 6301 genomic window:
- the purT gene encoding formate-dependent phosphoribosylglycinamide formyltransferase: MTFADRLPRRLMLLGSGELGKEFAIAAQRLGNTVIAVDRYAHAPAMQVADASAVISMLDGEALEAVVQEFQPDLIIPEIEAIRTEKLQEFEDRGLTVIPTARATHFTMNRDRIRDLAAQQLGLRTARYAYASCFEELQTVAAAIGYPNVIKPVMSSSGKGQSIIQQPDQLQAAWDYAIAGSRGDSQKVILEEFIPFELEITLLTIRQWQGPTLFCPPIGHRQERGDYQESWQPAPLRPDLLAQAQAIAAQVTEALGGAGLFGVEFFVTPDEVIFSELSPRPHDTGMVTLISQNLNEFELHLRAVLGLPIPAIELLGPSASRVILAEDSGDRPSYAGVAAALQEPWVDLRLFGKPDMRPQRRMGVALARDESVEAARAKADRAASQVTIQPS, from the coding sequence TGCCGATCGCCTGCCGCGTCGTCTCATGTTGCTGGGTTCTGGAGAGCTGGGTAAGGAATTTGCGATCGCAGCGCAACGACTAGGAAATACAGTCATTGCTGTCGATCGCTATGCCCACGCACCCGCTATGCAGGTTGCCGATGCCAGTGCGGTGATTTCCATGCTGGATGGCGAAGCCCTCGAAGCAGTGGTTCAAGAATTTCAGCCAGACCTGATCATCCCGGAGATTGAAGCGATCCGCACCGAGAAGCTGCAGGAGTTTGAAGATCGCGGCTTGACGGTGATTCCGACGGCGCGGGCCACGCACTTCACCATGAACCGCGATCGCATTCGTGATCTAGCAGCTCAGCAATTGGGTCTGCGCACCGCTCGCTATGCTTACGCCAGTTGCTTTGAAGAACTGCAGACCGTCGCTGCCGCGATCGGTTACCCGAATGTGATCAAGCCGGTGATGTCCTCCTCCGGTAAAGGCCAATCAATCATCCAGCAGCCGGATCAACTCCAAGCTGCCTGGGACTACGCGATCGCGGGATCTCGCGGTGATAGCCAGAAGGTAATTCTGGAAGAGTTCATCCCATTCGAGCTGGAAATTACGCTGTTGACCATTCGTCAGTGGCAAGGCCCCACTCTTTTCTGTCCGCCGATTGGTCACCGGCAAGAACGCGGCGACTATCAGGAATCTTGGCAGCCCGCACCGCTTCGGCCAGACTTACTGGCGCAGGCACAAGCGATCGCCGCACAAGTGACCGAGGCTTTAGGCGGAGCTGGGTTATTCGGCGTTGAATTTTTTGTTACCCCGGATGAAGTGATCTTTTCAGAGCTGTCGCCGCGCCCCCACGACACTGGCATGGTCACGCTCATCTCGCAAAATCTGAATGAATTTGAGCTACATCTTCGCGCCGTACTCGGGCTGCCAATTCCCGCGATCGAGCTATTGGGGCCATCAGCGAGTCGAGTCATTCTGGCAGAAGACAGTGGCGATCGCCCCAGCTATGCCGGAGTTGCAGCAGCGCTGCAGGAGCCTTGGGTTGATCTGCGACTGTTTGGTAAACCGGATATGCGGCCTCAGCGGCGGATGGGAGTTGCCTTGGCACGAGATGAGAGTGTTGAGGCCGCACGGGCGAAAGCCGATCGTGCCGCTTCCCAAGTGACGATTCAACCCAGTTAA
- a CDS encoding valine--tRNA ligase — translation MTTSASQLQTQYSPAATEVRWQKLWEETSAFQANSQSSAEPYCIVIPPPNVTGSLHMGHAFEASLIDVLIRFQRMRGKNALWLPGTDHASIAVQTILDRQLREEGLSRYDLGREKFLERAWQWKAESGGTIVGQLRRLGVSVDWSRERFTMDEGLSKAVLEAFIQLYEEGLIYRGQYLVNWCPASQSAVSDLEVEMKEVDGSLWYFRYPLTDGSGHLEVATTRPETMLGDTAVAVNPQDKRYQHLIGKTITLPLVQREIPIIADPWVEAEFGTGCVKVTPAHDPNDFAMGQRHQLPLITVMNKDGTMNENAGQFEGLDRFEARKAVVAALEEAGFLVKVEDYRHSIPISDRGKVPVEPLLSTQWFVKIEPLAQRALEALNGEEGPRFVPERWTKVYRDWLENLRDWCISRQLWWGHQIPAWYAVSETNGVVTDSTPFVVAKSAEEAQQQAIAQFGPDVVLQQDEDVLDTWFSSGLWPFSTLGWPNQTEDLETFYPTSTLVTGFDIIFFWVARMTMMAGHFTGKMPFKDVYIHGLVRDENNKKMSKSAGNGIDPLILIDRYGTDALRYALIREVVGAGQDIRLDYNRKTDESATVETSRNFANKVWNASRFVMLNLDDKTPEQLGMAATADLELADRWILSRYHATTEALINQIEAYDLGAAAKQLYEFIWGDFCDWYIELVKPRLYGEDAQSRLVAQQTLAQILEGILRLLHPFMPHVTEEIWHTLNQVGEDQFLALQSFPQPQSEWIQPELDREFQLMIDVIRTLRNLRAEAGLKPGQKITAILQSDSESERCNLEQSQAYIRDLTKTEMLTIVESLTEEPQALVGVTATVQVLLPLAGLVDLAALQTKLSRNLEKVEKEIKSLSGRLNSSNFVDKAPAEVVAETRENLLEAEKQAELLRDRLTRLQA, via the coding sequence ATGACCACAAGTGCCTCGCAATTGCAGACCCAATATAGCCCCGCTGCAACTGAGGTCCGATGGCAGAAGTTATGGGAGGAAACATCAGCATTCCAAGCCAATAGCCAATCCTCTGCAGAGCCCTATTGCATTGTAATTCCGCCGCCCAATGTGACAGGGAGCCTGCACATGGGCCATGCTTTTGAAGCCTCGCTGATTGATGTTTTAATTCGTTTTCAGCGAATGCGCGGTAAGAATGCATTATGGCTACCTGGAACTGACCACGCCAGTATTGCTGTTCAGACAATTCTCGATCGCCAGCTCCGTGAAGAGGGACTGAGTCGTTATGATCTCGGTCGCGAGAAATTTCTAGAAAGAGCTTGGCAGTGGAAAGCTGAATCAGGTGGAACGATTGTTGGTCAACTGCGGCGTTTAGGGGTTTCAGTTGACTGGAGTCGTGAACGCTTCACGATGGATGAGGGCTTAAGTAAAGCTGTCCTTGAGGCGTTTATTCAGCTCTATGAAGAGGGTCTTATTTATCGGGGCCAGTACTTAGTGAATTGGTGCCCTGCTTCTCAGTCAGCAGTGTCTGATTTAGAAGTGGAAATGAAGGAAGTTGATGGATCTTTGTGGTACTTTCGCTATCCATTAACGGATGGTAGCGGTCATCTGGAAGTCGCTACTACTCGTCCAGAAACGATGTTGGGAGATACTGCTGTTGCAGTCAACCCGCAAGATAAACGCTATCAGCATCTAATTGGCAAAACCATTACCTTGCCTTTAGTCCAGCGAGAGATTCCGATTATTGCTGATCCTTGGGTTGAGGCTGAATTTGGAACGGGTTGCGTTAAAGTCACGCCCGCGCATGACCCTAATGATTTTGCGATGGGTCAACGCCATCAATTACCACTGATTACAGTGATGAATAAAGATGGCACGATGAATGAAAATGCGGGTCAATTTGAGGGACTCGATCGCTTTGAGGCTCGTAAAGCTGTCGTTGCTGCTTTGGAAGAGGCTGGTTTCCTCGTCAAGGTCGAGGACTATCGCCACAGCATCCCCATCAGCGATCGCGGCAAGGTTCCTGTTGAACCGCTGCTCTCAACTCAGTGGTTCGTCAAGATTGAACCCTTGGCTCAACGTGCACTAGAAGCCCTGAATGGCGAAGAAGGGCCTCGTTTTGTTCCTGAACGTTGGACGAAGGTCTATCGGGATTGGCTGGAAAATCTTCGAGATTGGTGTATCTCTCGGCAGTTATGGTGGGGGCATCAAATTCCAGCTTGGTATGCCGTCAGTGAGACGAATGGAGTTGTCACGGATTCAACACCGTTTGTAGTGGCGAAGTCTGCAGAAGAGGCTCAGCAACAGGCGATCGCTCAATTTGGGCCTGATGTTGTTCTGCAGCAAGATGAAGATGTTCTGGATACCTGGTTCTCATCTGGTTTATGGCCATTTTCAACCTTAGGTTGGCCGAACCAGACGGAAGATCTTGAGACGTTTTATCCAACCAGTACCTTAGTCACGGGTTTCGACATCATCTTTTTCTGGGTGGCTCGGATGACGATGATGGCGGGTCACTTCACGGGCAAGATGCCGTTTAAGGATGTCTATATCCACGGCCTTGTTCGAGATGAAAATAATAAGAAGATGTCAAAATCAGCGGGAAATGGTATTGACCCCCTGATTCTGATCGATCGCTATGGTACAGATGCTCTTCGCTATGCCCTGATTCGTGAGGTTGTGGGCGCCGGTCAGGATATTCGCCTAGATTACAACCGGAAGACAGATGAATCGGCAACAGTTGAGACGAGCCGAAACTTTGCCAATAAAGTTTGGAATGCAAGTCGTTTTGTCATGCTCAACCTAGATGACAAAACGCCTGAGCAATTAGGAATGGCTGCAACCGCTGATCTTGAACTGGCTGATCGCTGGATTCTCAGTCGCTACCATGCCACTACTGAAGCACTGATCAATCAGATTGAAGCCTATGATCTTGGAGCTGCAGCGAAACAACTCTACGAGTTTATCTGGGGCGATTTCTGTGATTGGTATATTGAGCTGGTTAAGCCTCGCCTTTATGGTGAAGACGCTCAGTCCCGCCTAGTTGCTCAGCAGACTTTAGCTCAGATTCTGGAGGGCATTCTTCGACTTTTGCATCCCTTCATGCCACATGTGACTGAGGAGATTTGGCATACCTTAAATCAAGTTGGCGAAGATCAGTTTTTAGCACTTCAGTCTTTCCCTCAGCCGCAGTCTGAGTGGATTCAGCCTGAACTCGATCGCGAGTTTCAGCTCATGATTGACGTGATTCGAACCCTGCGGAATCTGCGAGCAGAAGCAGGATTGAAGCCGGGGCAGAAAATTACTGCCATTCTTCAAAGTGATAGTGAATCAGAGCGCTGCAATTTAGAACAGTCGCAAGCCTACATTCGTGATCTCACCAAGACAGAAATGCTGACGATCGTTGAGTCCCTGACCGAAGAGCCTCAAGCTTTGGTTGGCGTCACTGCAACGGTGCAGGTGCTGTTACCCTTGGCAGGTCTGGTTGATTTGGCTGCCTTGCAGACAAAACTGAGTCGCAATCTGGAGAAGGTTGAGAAGGAAATCAAATCCCTTTCAGGACGGCTGAATAGTTCGAACTTTGTTGATAAAGCCCCTGCGGAAGTGGTTGCTGAAACAAGAGAAAACCTGCTGGAAGCGGAGAAGCAAGCAGAGCTACTACGCGATCGCCTGACTCGCTTGCAGGCCTAA